Genomic DNA from Dysidea avara chromosome 10, odDysAvar1.4, whole genome shotgun sequence:
AGCTTTTTCATCTCCTCGACAACCATAATATTTGCCATGTTTATTAACAACTGGCGTtttatgtgtatttgtattgtACTTTTGGCTACTAAGCGAGcttatagacgggttgcctttttaaggcgtggtcgtttcaccgtaaattttccacatactttccaaGTTcactaagtcaaaaatgtattacagctaatggagaaaatgaacgtttcggttaactttagcaagcaggagttagccagccttcagaacagaaagtatgttatagagaaaggttcgagctataacatatccagcgtataaggtgaaggctgaacgagaagatgattttctctcaatctcgggtttttggaaagcaataaaactcgctgaaaacattctttgtaagactttgctactacttagaatgatagactggatgattttaactcaccttatacctttgaagaatcaaaaacgtttgtcaaactattttaaaaaatgggttttttcttgacttcttgaccaacattgtaatcatgcgtaaaacggaaagtcgcgtttgctcgcgttacacaagggacacgccctaaataggcaacccgttTATAAGTGCTTAGTTACAAGCAGGATTATAATACCCGAAGTTGTAAAACTATTATAATACCTGAAGTTGTAAAACTGCTAAAAATCCACTCATTGACAAATTTGAAGACGTCTCAGCAATTCCTGGGTCAGTCCACATCCAGGGCAGTTCCCGAGGCCATGGACCGCTCTCACACCTCTCCATACTCGTACAAACTCCACAGTTAGTTTAGTAACACTCGTGCACTATCCATTCATGGCTATAACTTAGTTTGGTACTACTCTGGTCTGCTTTTCCTGACAAAGCTCGCATGTCTTAACACGCTCATACAAATCAAGCCAGAAAAAGCCAACCAAGCAATACTGGACTAAGTTATAGGAGTGCTACTAACTAACTGTGGAGTTTGTACAAACATGGAGAGGTGTGAGAGTAGTCCATGGCCTCGGGAACTGCCTGGATGTGAACTGACCCAATGTTTTCAGGAATTGCCGAGACATCTTCAAATTTGTCAATGAGTggatttttagctgttttgctACTTCAGGAATTAATCCTACTTATAACTAGGCACTTATATACAAGTTTGCTTAGTAGCCTAAAAGTATAAGACAAATACACGTTAACAGCCACTATCGCTGTGTTTGTTCATAAACATGCATGGCGGATATCAAGGAGATGAAAAAGCTCTATCTTCTTCCACTCTTAGCAGGCTTGACTTGGTATTCGTTTTTAAtaattccatttgtttgtttaaactGACTATCcccactaatacccagcaacatctggCTGCTAGAGCTCAGAAGGAAGATCAATATGGTTCTTTACAACATGACCTTCAACTTTCTGAGTTAAATGTTGGTCTTATTTCCATCAAGATTGGTTGTTTAGATGCCAGACACAATTGTTCAAGTGGCTAATGCTTGCCAATTAAGTGACAAAGAAGACtactgtttgagcaggctgcttgcATTGCTGtatcctgctcatacagaatatttaattctagagcctccccagaCTGGATCACCTAAGCTGAACTTTTTGtgtatgttatagttattatttttgtattgtaattcaATTAGTGTAAGTCTTGCTAGGGCTCCCGTATCAGTATgtggtacccctgagtctagtcCCTATACTTAATATGTCTTAATCAAATAAGACGTCTTTCATCATCATTGAGTACCCGATCACAATACACAGCTATACCATTCAACATACCAGTGCCCCACAACACTTGTAACTGCACAAAATGAGCCAATTTCTACTTTTTGCCATAGCCCAAAATCATTTGTTTTTGTTGTGCAAGATGTGCATCAGTATCCTCTATTCAGTGTTTGAAAGAAGTGAGAACTCAAATGATGAGAGTCAAAAAGCATGTAGGCATTTCTGTGCAATCTGAGTTCCACACATAAACGGTGCCCCTTTAAATTGGTATCTGTATTGGTAATTATTTTTGCTTTGGCTAAACTTTTGGTGTAAACTTTTCTTCTTATCCTTGGTACAGCATTTGTTTCTTCTGTTCATACATGCAacctttttttttattatttaatgTACTGCTACTTTCAAGAAGgtgataatataattatggtgtAGAGGAAGTAGGCATAGCGTAGTTGATTATCCATTATCTGACAAGGGTAATTCAGATGTTTACTATTGCCATGTTTTGTGACCAGCCGAAATCAGCAGTTAGAATCATTTTCTTTATGGAGGTACTTTTAACAATTTATAAGAATTTTTTAAGTGAAACCTTTGAAATAACTGCTTGGTCATCTGCCACATGGTGATCATATTAGTGTCATAATGTTGGCAGTGCTGTATATATATAGAAATAGTAGAAATGAAATGTGAGGAACATGTGCATGCAGAGCAAATTATACacttacattattattatgttttgtGAAGCAGGATCAAAGTGTACTATTTTTTCCATCCAATGTACCAACATAACTGTATTGTTTCtgtccatacagtacagttatgtggatgaTTTGGTGGGCACAGTACTGACCTTTTCCAACTAGCCGTATAATACACTTGGGCAGATACAGTGCATGCAGATATGTagaactaatcctaccagtttgttTTACTACTCGAAATAGGTATGTGACGGGATCTGCTAAATCCCAACAAAAAATTAATAGTGCAGGCCTAAATTTTTCAGTATAATGTAGATTACTATGGGTTTAAATACTTTTTAGTACACTTTGTTCTTCATGAAGAAAGGATCTAATGGTAAAAACCTCACCTACTCAAGAgaagttcaaaaatctttgtttcattgcagcagACCAAAATGTAAATTATGGGTATGTCACATCTAAGAGATAGTTCGTgattgatctttcttcactgattttgtctTTTTCTAATTACAAGTGCTTACTAAAACGGTAGTAACTAGGGGAATACGTAGTCGGGTAAGTGTTtccttgtatcacctttcttcaccaCAGATTTATTTCCCCTATACTTTCTGCTATCTTTCTGTTGCTTCTTTATTGGGCTGTATCTCTTATAGTTATCAGCATAATGAGGCTGAAACTAcaccagagcatacacttgacagagtataattattataaatgaaAAGTGCCCTATTATGTCAGATGTTCACAGATTTAGTCACATGTGAACACTAACTGATggtctgatcaccaaaaattgatTACTCGAGACAGATGCTCTGAGAaagacaaccaggaagtacagtataacacttaaagcactgtctatgcttgtgtgtacaagaAATAAAGCAGGCTTTGCCTTCTTGACACACTGTGTTTTCCGTATACATACTTTAATATATTTCTTTCGCTGCTACTTATGCATTAGGAATAATTTTATCTTTTATGAGTGTTTGGGCTCCTGGTCCCAAGGGACAGGTCTCACTCTGATCTTGAAATCCGTTTGTTAACCAAATAAAAGCCAACACTGAAGAAGAGGCAGTTACCAAGACACTGTTTGGCAGTCTACCACGTACTTGTAAATGTCTGTTTGTTTTTATAGTTATGATATTATTTGTTATAGTTATGTTGGCATTTCACTTTACATGTGTATGAATACTGAAACTTGGTAAATAACAACAGTGCTCTTTGTGTTGGTATAGTAAGAGCCATTCCCAATATGACATTGGTAATAGACTACAGACCTACTACTACTTTGTTTACACTATATAATGGGTATACAGTATAAGGTATTAGCAACTGATATGTATATAAAGATGGTTTTATTCTTTGTTACACAGATAATCCCTCACCAAGGCTATCGCCTTATTCAGTGCTGTCCCATTCTTCACAATCAAGATCACCTCACATATCAATGAAGGGAGAATCTCTTAGTAAGTTATTGGCATGTAATTCAATTGCTGTTTCCCTTGGTTGGCTGTGCATTTACGTTTACAAGCATTGTGTCTCGTTTCCTCCTTACGGATTGCACATCCTGTTTCCTTTTTGAATTCTTATTAAAGACAACAGTATGAGGGATTCCTTAACCTTTACGTAGTCATTGTAATCTTGACACTTCAGCTGTATACCTGTATATGTAAGGGGGCATAGGAAAGAGGACCTATATAGATTTTCAGAAGTAAATTTCCATGTATTGGTACGTAAGTATAGTAAATTACATACATTAGGAAATTACAGCatatttaaatttttaattttatgaaACAAATGAGTATTGACTTAACTGGAAAGTTGTGGAATTCTTTGATAAACATAACTCAAATTCCATGTCTAACTACTATAGGTCCCTGTCAACTTGCACATACTATACTACTAAATAACTTTTATaatgcgactgttctattagggtgttgactactttattagagtatttcaatctaaaCCTTTGATACCCTTTAAATCTTAATTACTATATTTGatcagtttctggaaacctcagaaacccccctggatctgcccctggtccTAGAAAAGCACTATCTGCAAAGTACAAGAGTTGTGTGTTCAACATGTGTTTATATATGCGTAGATGACAATGAAATACAAAACTACGACATCTACTTATCTGCTTCACAAGATAAGGAAGACCAAGAATTTGCAGAAGAAATATACCAGAAACTACAGAAGGAAAAGTTCACTGTCTTCTTCTCAGGCCACCACAACATGATTGGGAGGCCATTTTCAGAGAGTGTGGTAAAAATGATCAGAGAAAAGTGTACAAAAACTCTAATCATTTTGTCGGAGAGTTACAACAAAAGTGAAAGTTGCACGTATGAAGCAAGAATGGCTCATATGAAATCACTGGGTAAGTTGACAGTACATCTGTAATCATGTAAGACTTGATTGTGTGTTGTTTCTTTGCAGATGCTCGTAATCATGTTTTGGTACCTGTGATGTACAAAAAATGCAAGGCACCAGATtttatttcacatcttttctatCTTGACTTTGAGCGGTACAAAGATCGTCCACCAGAAGATTTTCAGGAATACTTTTGGAACAGGTTGTAccgatcactgagatacaatcCACAGAGTGAAAACAAGAAAAGGAAGGAAGCTTCCTCAAGCAGTAAAAAGTTCACGAAATCTGTGCTAAGTCATCAAcccaaattttttttatttaaattaTTACCATTGTAGATTTAAATTTTCAACTTAAAAAAGCAGACACTCACTTAAGCACATGCACAGTAAATGCGGACCTGCCTATATTATATGAATAGTATTGTTTTTGTAGCTTGCCAAGTATTACGTTTGTCCATATATTTATTAATTCAGTGTTGCTTACATAAACCTTTCAAGAATACAATGCATTTGTTATCGAAGGTTGCTTTTAATTGTGCTTTGTAAGATAATTTAATAAAGAAATTGCAGAGGAAACACATTAGAAGGGTTAAGAAGAAAAGATCACAAATGTTGTCAGGGTACCAAGTGTTACATCACAAATAGTTTGCTACACTTACACTGATGTTTTCTGCTGTTATACTTCTACCACATTGCTGGGTCTACTTATGTGCCCATACAGGGTTATAGATCTGGTTTCCCTAGTCTGGCTTTGCTGGACTTGACTAAACTTGGAAAATTGGCTAGATGCTTCTGGGATTGTTGAAAGTGCTTTCAATCAATGTGAGAGCCTCCACTGACCTCAAATCTGATCCTGTCAGCTTTACTCATCTTTTCCCTCCATTTCATGCACCTATATTCTACTTGCAACTGTAATAGTGGATGCCTTTTAAaggtacaatttttttttaattctacTCTAACAATACAATAGATATGGGCACAATATTATATATCCACTTGTAAGAGGGTGATCAATTGGATACTTCAAACTGCTATatctataattatgtattgtacaatgtgcgaaaaataattatgtatgtgaTATGATTTACTCCATAACATAACACTAAAAAATCACATACAATTACTCGTAATGCTTATTTACATAGTCTAATGATCCTGTAAAGACAGATGACACAAGCTGTAGGtggaatattattattattatgatattGGTTTATGGTTAACAATTGAATCCATGATATATTTTGTTAATTTATTCCAATCTCAGAATGCTAATTTTTCCATGTAGACCCCTAAAAGCAAAACTGCTAGTTAGCTATACAGGTTTGACTTATTCATTATGCACTAAGTGAAGAAGTACTGTTTACTACATAATGGTGTCCACTTAGATTAGTAGTTAAATGTTAGCATATACCGATGTGAACAATACTACATGCATAATACATAATAAGCTTAATACCAATTTGATGTGCATAGGttgatctaggagacactgttagGGAGGAGGGGGCATAGAAAGCCTGAGTAGGGGTAGGGAGAAATTTCATCATGACTGGGGTAGGTAAAGCTTAATGCATGGAACACAGATAGATTCTGACAGTCTATCTAGTTAGGTGTTTTTAAGCATGTGCCTTGATTATATACTTAGAAAACTTGTATCCTGAAACAGATCCTGTTTGATGATTGTGTGTGCTTATTGTCAAAGTAAAATCACTGAAATGAGGCAGTGAAGAGTATCATAAAATACGCAACAAAAAATcagttgaatgttctattagagtatctttgaTCATTGACACAAGCCAATGGCTTCATACTGCATGTGCTTCGTGCAATACAGCTATGAACCTTTGTATACTATGCTTCAATAAATTGTGAGTTTCATTCTGTTTAACCTATGGAAGCAAATTAAGAGAGGTCATGATCAGGGAAGTAACCCCTCCCCTCCCTGTTTATATGCCAATGTGTATATAGATAGATTCACTGTACACAATGCATTCAGAATTGATGGCAAAACTGGAATCATGTTGACAAATGAAACAAGGTATATGACTGATCCAGTGAAATGGTGTGATGATTTGATTTTATCACAAGTATAGAGATGCTATGAGTCCATGACATAGAAATATACATCACAAGCACTGGTTTACTGTTTTCGTCATGATATGTCACATGTGACTCCTTAGTATAAAATGATGCTTTTATAATGCTTATGAGAGTATAGCTAATGTGCTCAACCACATACTATAAATAATTACTAAAAAAATGATgagcatttttaaaaatttccatgCAATACCCAATTTTATACCATGTTTGAGTAGTTTATATGTCTTttcaaaaagtctggatctaTTAATATAGATTAATTAGCACCTTTGATTACAAATGTTAAGGCAGCAAAGAGTGCCGTTAATAGTTTCCTCTACCAGAAAGACGATTTGCAATGAGAATTTTTGTAGAACTGAGCATgcactgaatgctctaatagaacagtcagtatccATCAACAAAATATCAATGTCAATAGCTGTTTTATGATAGTATTTCTGCAAATCAAGGCTCAGTACATTTCCCTGAAGTATCACAATAAACAGCACTTCTTGTGTACTAAAGGAGTGATCATGTGCTGCTGAAGTTACGTACTACAGCAGTATGTACCCAGCATAATAATGAGGATGAAGTAGCCCTTAGTTGTAGACAGAATGcaaataatataattatcaaagaagataatattattttattatttcctATACCTACTAGTAGTTATGCTGGACTGCAATAGAGTTGTGTAAACCATCAAAATCTTGTAGTGTAATAGCATGGCTTCTTCTGCTTTGAATGCAATAACAGCATATAGTCAGGtccactatgtacttttgttcaaattttatggggattagcaaacctatatatTTTCAGAAAGCTTATAGCATGGAGAATCTGAAAATCATTGTTTACATTTtcacagattcctgcaaggtcagcattttcaaatttaaaaatggcagccaataaagtaagaaattcttgatatatcaattttaatttggcataaaagttcattaatgaactcaacaaattctctggtgacatttttacatctctattcattagaggtgacatagctaatcatgaaaaattaaaagttttaaCAAACGGAATAGaagagcatccattatgctgcaataactcaTGAATAAATTTTAGCGAAAAGAATTGaggaatattccagattaattGGATGAGATATATGTATAACTGGTGTAAAGTATTAGTTTGGTTTCCACagaaacagttcaagcctaaaaacaacagaaaagattgagttactctaatagagcagtcacttactctgatAAAGTAGTCAACTTTTGACTCCATATTTCCAATGTAGCAGTCCCTTTTGTGAAAgtcctagctagtgtgcttatgttgggcataaatttcaggagattagctaattcTAGGTTTGAAAGAATGATTGGAATTTACATAAAATGTTCTCCcctaaaaggtaattttgttAATTACAATTGGCAACTATGATTTCACCCTGACTGACACTTTTGTCAGTTGGTGGTATGCATTGATATAGTCAGGttaagtatataattatgtcaaagATAACTTTGTTCAAAATTTATGGGCTTACATAAAGCTTGGAGCATGGAGAATGAATGCATGGAGATCAGTGAAAATCAATGCTTAAATTTACTGTATACAGATGCCTGCATGGTAGTCAATCagcagtttgaaaatagcagtcTTTACAGTACTAATTTCTTCATATATCAGCCTCTTATTGAAAGTGAATTGCAACAAACACCatttctatgttctcacacccatTATAGAATCCATTACTTAATGGCCTTTAAAGTGCTAAGAGACCTAAAAGCAATTTATTTGGCAgatagttattgcatgaaacaaagtgaataagtgaattattaacattgagaaGTAGGGTATAGTTACATATGAAGACATCATggctatgcatgtatgtacatatgcataacAATCATCAGCAGtgtcactgttgtcattttcaatgtatcatacagtatatactgtatattagggatcgtacagaattgagcttttccagttcaaatatcaccctaaagccagtctcaatttccctttATGACAGCTTGGCAACATTAGTTAGACACAGCCAAGCCCCAAAATGTCAACTCCAAattcttccaacaagtttctactgcatttaaaacttttctattcaacaaaaattttatgctgactgactgactgactgattgactgactgacgtACTGACTGACGTACTGACTGACGTACTGACTGATGCTCcctgccaagcataacttgacatacaggcttgattttggcaacatataatatatacatacatcatggacttgcctttgtccttcTGTTCTCtacactgacaatgcaaggtgtcagtTCATGCTATATTATATCGTGATACAGCTTCTctgtggctgtattttccataagcAATATGATCGAGAGTatcctccccattatatactcttgatatgaTTGATTGTTGAGATGCTTCtcatgctgttctttgtttgcaatgttgtgtaatgggcaaAGCGTACTGTAGATGAAAATGAAGCATCATGGCTACCTCCcttttagctacataactgatATGGGCATGCGTCCAGACATATGGCTTGTCAGGTGCCTGTCCTCCTTTTGATGCAACATATGTGCGggtccaccagtcataattatgttacaaaaacagtaaacaaataagtagaAAGTTAGATTAAGGataaaaaaagtaaagaaacaagggaatagctaaacagtagtgaaacaagagaggttgcctatatactGCAGATTAAATGTCAGTACATCTGCAGTATGTAGGCAACCTCTTTAcaattttgtttcactactgtttactCAATTGTTTCTTTACTCTTTGATCCTTTATGCTTAA
This window encodes:
- the LOC136236441 gene encoding myeloid differentiation primary response protein MyD88-like, which gives rise to MEVSIHCPLDEEFGYKERRELAFCLDPIAPMFNDWRLLMHEMGFPYKFKHYLECEKSPTMALLEAWARKEGSKATVTLLREYISKLDPPRSDAVFIVQEHLKLQMDNPSPRLSPYSVLSHSSQSRSPHISMKGESLNDNEIQNYDIYLSASQDKEDQEFAEEIYQKLQKEKFTVFFSGHHNMIGRPFSESVVKMIREKCTKTLIILSESYNKSESCTYEARMAHMKSLDARNHVLVPVMYKKCKAPDFISHLFYLDFERYKDRPPEDFQEYFWNRLYRSLRYNPQSENKKRKEASSSSKKFTKSVLSHQPKFFLFKLLPL